The Miscanthus floridulus cultivar M001 chromosome 7, ASM1932011v1, whole genome shotgun sequence genome includes a region encoding these proteins:
- the LOC136465024 gene encoding secreted RxLR effector protein 161-like, whose product MEERLKLTKASTTAKVDATLYRSIIGDLRYLVHTRPDIAFAVGYVSHFMEDPREDHWAAVKRLLRYVKGMVDQGIVFPKTGGSRLQLIVFSDADMAGDIDGRRSTSGVLIFLRSAPISWTSLK is encoded by the coding sequence atggaggagcgactgaagctgacgaaggctagtACCACGGCAAAGGTAGATGCAAcgctctaccggagcatcatcggcgatctacgctacctagtccacacgaggccggacattgcgttcgccgtgggctacgtcagccacttcatggaggatccccgagaggatcactgggctgcggtgaagcggctgctgcgctacgtTAAGGGGATGGTGGACCAGGGGATCGTCTTTCCGAAGACCGGCGGAAGTAGGCTACAACTcattgtgttcagcgatgcagacatggcgggggacatcgacggacggcggagcacctctggcgtgctcattTTCCTtaggtcggctccaatctcatggacgtcgctgaaatag